One genomic window of Methanosarcinales archaeon includes the following:
- a CDS encoding M67 family metallopeptidase, with protein sequence MTPGVKLSHQHIQLIKAECKKHSPNEACGVLVGRNEKGWIVVEKVVPIKNSRPSDRSFELDPQEHYRIWNLADKEGLDIVGVYHTHPHSRARPSTWDQETMENDRSLWIIAGIDGINAYEWDKGVKQVEIIEFS encoded by the coding sequence ATCAAAGCTGAATGTAAAAAACACTCACCAAATGAAGCCTGCGGTGTGCTTGTTGGTAGAAATGAAAAGGGCTGGATAGTAGTGGAAAAAGTTGTTCCCATTAAGAATTCCAGGCCGTCTGATCGAAGTTTTGAACTTGACCCCCAGGAACATTACAGAATATGGAACCTGGCTGATAAAGAAGGGCTTGATATTGTAGGAGTATACCATACACACCCACATTCCCGGGCCAGACCTTCAACCTGGGATCAGGAGACTATGGAAAATGATCGGTCTTTATGGATCATTGCGGGGATTGACGGGATTAACGCTTATGAATGGGATAAGGGGGTAAAACAGGTGGAGATCATCGAGTTTTCTTAA